A window of Vicia villosa cultivar HV-30 ecotype Madison, WI unplaced genomic scaffold, Vvil1.0 ctg.003299F_1_1, whole genome shotgun sequence genomic DNA:
TTTCTCATTCACACAAGAACATGAAAGAAACAAAGATGTTGATATTCGGTATATTCGTTCAAGTGATAACGTGGCAGATCTCTTTACAAAGGCACTTCCTACATCAATTTTCAAAAAGCATGTGCAAATTATTGGAATGCGTCACCTTCGAGATCTTTAAAGAAGAGTTATATGTGTTCTGTCGAAGGGGAGCATaatgttgtactctttttccctTATAAAGGTTTTTATCCCAATGGGTTTTTCCTAATAAGGTTTTTAATGAGGAAACTTATGTTTCCATATGATTCTTCTTAACAAGACTTCAATGGAGCACCGTTTTCAAAGAGGGAgtgttataataattaaataaattattatattatttagaaATATCTATTCAAATTGTCAAACTTAAAATAGTAATGACAAATAATTGGTGACATATAATTTGTCAAAGATAGAATAGTAAtaccaattatttttttaatataataataataataatatttttactagTATAAATACCTCCCCTTAGTTTATGTAAAGACATACCATTTTTTACTTTGAATGATATAAATTACCATTCTACTTTATTATCTATTTTATCTTAGTTTGATATTATAACTTGATTGGTAACTAATATCATCATATTAgtttacaaatattaattaagttagatccaaatatttttaaacttaattttaaaaaaattaataaaaaattctatattaattttttttaatgtttttataacAATTATTAAACAGCTTAAAGTGATTTTTAACTTAAATTTGGTTAATTGGATTGTTTATAATAAGTGGTTCATTTtattaaccatttaaatggtttaagttttttttgttattcAATACTATTCAGTTTAGAAATATGAttcaattaaccatatttttgctCATTCCATTTATTCCCTTATCCCTCCAAGAGACCATTGTTGGTATGACAGACACTTTATACCACTAGGTTGCTCATTTTTAGATAGTGTCTTTCATGAATAGCTAGATCAATAGTCATTAATGTTGTATGGCTAATAACAAGGAATTGGAACTTGTTATGTTTTTTCAAAATTAAGTACTTAGAAGCAGTAAAGGAAACACAGATTCTCACACTCAAAGTACATATAGTGTCAATTTTGCAAACCGGTACATCAAGTGATTAAACATGCAGTTTGAAAAAAGGGTTTAAAAACAGACAAATAATGCAACTAAATTTCCAACCAACTGGTAACTCAACACAAGACTAGTATCAACATCATGAGGTGAAAAAGTCAGCCTAAGCTCATGAGATTTTTACGCACAATTTTACTATTTATTCCTTCTCAATTAATCATAACTAAATATGAACAAATATTTCAATGAGAACAGTTATCTAATATCTAATTCTTCTTTGATTCAATATTTATCGGTACAGTCAAtcctttatataaaataatactgTCCAAATAACCATGCAATGGTTTTCTAACTTGGAAGAATGATTCCAATTAACCACATCATCTGAACCATCTTATTTTAATTTGATGACTCCTATATTCTGACTTTAGAAAATGTGCCAAACAATAAGTTGTTAGCACTCCTTCACACACTTATATTCAGgacaatatgataaaatataaaacatcTATAAGTTGATTTCATATATTTCTAAAAATTTAACACATTGAGACATAGAAATGCAGAAATTACCAATAATGATAAACCATatctcaagttttttttttttttaaattttagagtGAATTTTTTTCAAGATTTTAAAAGACATAATATTGGCAACAAACCATAATATCAGTCAATTTATAAAGTTAGCCCCCAATTttcatcaaataaagataaggtACTTACAGTATTGGAGGGAGATGGCTAGCAATGCAAAGCCGCGCCAGCATGAACAACTTCAACCAAACCAAACCTGATACAAAGGTTTAGCCCAAATATTATCATCTCAAAAAAGTTAACCGCAGGAGACATAATAACCTAAGTCTATTGCATGATTTATGCATTTGTATTCCTTTTTATCACATGCACATTAATTCATTTGCATAACACTATATTAGAGTTTCTTGGTGTTTCTGTCAAGTAAATATGATGTTAAGAATGACAACAGCAGAAATTGCAATAGCAGTAgttgtaaagaaaaaaaaatcaaggtaAACCAAAGTTTCTATATAAAATGTATTACTAGAGAAGTCAATTCGAAACAAAATATCAcaataaaatgtttaaaaattGTATTAAGTCACCATAATAAAGAAACTAAAATCCAAATATGGAAAAAGAATCACCAATTTCtcttaaaaataaagaataataaaaataaagtaacAAACTTTCAACACTCAACTTCTTTCTTGAAGTCTCCTGAAACAGCAACAGCAGCATTTGATCTTGATCGTCTTCAAAAATAATTCTAGTATTAAGACCAAGGTGATATCAAACTCTCAACATACACTTCTGAGATGTCTTTCAACATTGAACTAACTTTAGAAGTATCATTCTTGAAATTGTAAACAATCAACGACACCCTACCCAAAAAATGTTCAAACACGAGCAGCACTTGATCGTCTTGAAAGATATATAATAGATTTGTCAAGCGAAAAGAATTAGATAGAGGATTTAGCAAGTGAGTAACATTGAACAATTTAGTCCAAGAATCTAGAATTCCATATTCCTTCATGACCCAAACATCGTGATCATAAGTTATGCACAACCAATCCCTCAACACACTCAAACCCAAATATCTAGGTTTTCTTTGTTGTCGAGGAGGCAAAATCTTTCGATAAGACTCGTTGActaaatcaaaagaaacaatcGAGCGTTGACAGGTCATCCAGTTAACTGTACCGCTTACATATCTTCCACGTGGATAAGTAAGGAGAGTACCAAAATCAGAAGGGAACGGTTGAATGGTTCTCCAAGAATCAGCCTTCAAAGTATAAAGCTTTGCTCTAGTTGCATGTTCAATGTCGGAGTTGTAAAGAACAAGCAGTTTGTAATCATGAGAAACATGATCATAGCCGAAGCCATATGTCATACGAAGCCAAAGCCGATAAAGCTCGGCTGGGTTTTCAAATTGGGGCAATTCCTTATATTTTCTAATAGAAGGATTCCACAGTATAACTAAAGGTTTAAAATCCGGGGAAATACGATAATTGGCAACACAAAGAATTCCGTCACAAGAGCCAACAAGGTGATGGGAGTAGCGTTCAGAAATAACATCGACGGGAAACTTGAATCGAGTGAGGTTATAGTTTGTATCTGTGAAAACGGATTGGAGGGAgtaagaatttaaaataaaactgtAGGAGGGATTGTCGTAGCTTACACAGAGGAGGCGGCGCGTGGTTGACAGATTAAGGTGCTTTTTAGCAAATTTTGGATCGGAGATGAGCGACTTCCATGATTTGGAGACGCACCGGAATTGGAGAAGGGACTTCACCGGTAACCTAGCTAGTATTTCTGAAATCACATCAAAAGGAAGAGTGGGAAGTGGAAGATCGGCGGAAGAGAAGATGTTAGGGCTTGTTCTCATATGTTTGGGAGATCTCATGTCTCTCGATTAGAATCTACAGTTACTAAAcccaacatatatatatacactacttGTACTTGATAAGGATTGCAAAACTCCTGCTACAAATCAAATCTTATTAGAATCTGCCGTAACTAACccaacttattttattaattttaacaatCACTAAAAAGTAGGACCGGAATTTATGGATAGAATAGAACACGtattcaaaaatcaaaaccaCCTTCCAATATTAATTCAcggttggaattagactctcaaacctttgagtaattccttatcgttaaagatgacaatgaagaaaaataagattagggtttgcggaaatattaaaagagaaagagaaagtatTTTctacagagtttctctctgcccacaaactgtggaaattctgttattcacttgcaactacaacttctgtgaatacaagataatgacttgattacaaactaatgagggttactccctatttatagatttaggttagctttctcccaaagccaaagcccaaaactataaaagcccaaaatacctattttggagctaaatcaaatctaatctattttaaatctaaatcaaatctatctagatttaaaacaaacttatgtgtaacaaactgttacacacttcgacacaccttgtgttcgagtaacaccttcgacacaaggaattacaaattaacacaccacctaattcattgtgtctaagctatctacattcatcatagctcttagtcttctgaatatttcaaCCAGTAATCCCTttgtcatgatatctgcaatctgattctcagttctgcagtgttccaaattcatcttccctttagctacctgctctcgaagatagtggaacctcatttcaatgtgcttgcttcgaccatgtgctatcgggttcttcgccagattgatagctgacatgctgtcgatcttcaaggtaattgctccatgatctttacctgttatttcttcgaccaagttcaccatccacgttgcttgacatgcacaaagagaagcagctatgtactctgcttctcATGATTatagtgccactactggttcctttctcgaactccaagcaactggtgcaccacctagcataaacacataaccagctgtggattttcgatcctcatcatcactacaccaactcgagtcggtgtaacccactaatttgcattcttttccctcaTCAGCTGCAGGAAATAGAATGCCATAGTtgagagttcctttcagatacctcagtatcctcttcgccgctgctaggtgtgatacctttggcttctgcatgaatctacttatcatacctacactgtatgctaagtcaggccttgtgtgacaaaggtatctcaatgacccagtaagtcttctgtattgggttgggtcgacatcctcttcatctgggttctttgaaagttgcaatcttgtttcagcaggtgtcgaagtcgaattgcattcttccatctcaaatctcttgagaatttcacttgcatatcttctttgatgcatcatcaagcctctactacccttgtagaattcgataccaaggaagtatgaaatttcgcccaaatctgacatttcaaattccttgctaagatcacctttgaagccttcgatctctttcttgcaatTACCTGTTATTAACAattcatcgacatagagacatagtataagcaattcactcttgcttcttcttacatataccccatgttcagttgtgcacttcacaaaggatttctcccttaggaaactgtcgatcttcttattccaagctcttggagcttgcttcagtccatacagggctttatgcagtctgtacacttttctctcttcgccgtgtttcacaaacccaactggttgtgtaACATAGACTTTTTCGTCCaagggtccattcaggaatgcacatttaacgtccatctgacacatgtgccaattattcatgttcgccagaccaacaaccaacctgatcgtttcgatcctggcaacaggtgcaaagacctcatcgaagtcaattccttccttctgaagaaatcctttcgccacaagccttgccttgtgtcgagtcacttcacctttgggattacacttcaccttgtatacccacttcacatcaattgccttcttgccatgaggcaattcgacaagtgaccaagtattgttgtcttcgatggacttcaattcttcattcatagctttcacccacttcgaatccttcaatgcctcagttgcattaacaggttcgacatctgcatagaaagcataatgtaccagctcaccttcatcattgactacatcatctgatgtaatcacacattcttgcaaccttgcaggcatgtgtcttgttctctgaggtctgcctaggcctgcatcacctctgacttcttcttgtcgaacttcttctctttcgacttcagtagctggttcgtcataaagaattctcactgaatccttcttgacattttcagtccaatcccattctttaagctcatctatgatcacgtccctgctgatcactacttgcttgttcactgggtcgaacaacttgtatcctccagtcgaatgatatcctataagaatcatttgactcgacttgtcatcaagttttcttcttaactgatctggcacatgtctatgtgctatagatccaaataccttcagatgactcaagctaggcttcacaccagaccaacattcttctagagtaattccttctagcttcttcgtcggacatctgtttagaatgtatgttgcagtcgacactgcttctccccaaaattccTTAGGTAAATGCtttcctttcaacatacttctcaccatattcatgatggttctattcttcctttctgcagttccattTTGCTGtagagtgtagggtggcaccacctcatgcacaatcccttctttctcacataacatgtcgaagtctttcgacacatattctccaccaccatcagttctcaaaaccttgagctttcgaccactttgtctttcgaccatagatttgaacttgacaaatacttcgatcacttcacttttcttcttgatcaggtaagtccatagtttttcgactgaaatcatctatgaatgtaacaaagtatttgttacctccattcgaatccacttggattggtccacatacattagAGTATATAACatcaaggattgccttcgacttgcttcctgcatccttgctgaagctattcttgtgctgcttcgcctgtacacattcctcacatacctcatttggaatgtcgatttctggcagtcctgaaaccatattctttcttttcaagtctctgatgtcattgaagttgagatggcctagtcgatagtgccatatccattcatctctgttagctgcagttgcaagacactcgtgctccatcacattgagttcgatcttgaaggttctattttgtgacataggagccttcaagattaacctcccacttgcatcgacaactctcatcatcttatcttcgatcgaaaccttgtagttctttttcgaccaactgcccaatgctgagtaagttgctcttcatgcctggtatgtacaacacattggaaattactgacctctttccatctttcctcgtaatcattacGTCACCAATACCTTtagctgctagagtattgtcatttgcaaatttcaccatatTTTTCATCGAGGGtattatgttgacaaaccaatcttttcttccagacatgtgtgatgagcaccctgaatccaagtaccattgctccttgaatttatcttcatcttttgttgtgaccatcaacaacatctcttcttcttcttgttttgcaagctttgcatcactttcttgacttttattcttttatggacaaactgtcgaatagtgaccatacttctgacagttgaaacattgaatgtgactcttgtcaggctttcgaccaccacctcttcctctacctgcagcaccacctctttggttgccttgatatgagggttttctctgattcgaccaatttccttcttgctgatttcgaccagtcgaattgttgtagccacctctacctttatttccagtccagcttcctttgcctttcttttcgtttgctgactgagcctgcagagccacatcgttcttcgacttgcctgcagctctttcagccattctttgttcatgagattcaagcgtcccttgaagctcttcttttgtcaacttcgacaagtccttcgactcttctatggctaccacgatgTGATCGAACTTAGGGGCCAAAGACCTCAATATCTTCGAAACAACAGCTTTTGTTGTTAACACTTCTCCACAtattttgatttgattcactagtttcgtaactctagtgaagaaatcagttatgctttcgctatcttccatctgaagtagttcatacgttcttttgtgagtttgtaacctcacctctttcaccttttctgcacctccaaaagatttttcaagaatctcccaagattcttttgaagattctatatcactaactttttcaaaattatctggactcagacattgatggattataaagagagctttataatctttcttcttcaattctttatgtgcagccttttcttcctccttcgcaccttctgcaagcggttatatcccttcttttacaagatcccaaagatcttgacaacagaatacaaccttcatctgcttgcaccaattctcatagttatctcctttcagaattggtagtgttgctggaaaatgcccattcggatgattcattgccatcgccattcttcttgccttgaatcgattaaccggagctctagataccagatgttggaattagactctcaaacctttgagtaattccttatcgttaaagatgacaatgaagaaaaataggattagggtttgcggaaatattaaaagagaaagagaaagtattttctgcagagtttctctctgcccacaaactgtggaaattctgttattcacttgcaactgcaacttctgtgaatacaagataatgacttgattacaaactaatgagggttactccctatttatagatttaggttagctttctccctaagccaaagcccaaaactataaaagcccaaaatacctattttggagctaaatcaaatctaatctattttaaatctaaatcaaatctatctagatttaaaacaaacttatgtgtaataaattgttacacacttcgacacaccttgtgttcgagtaacacCTTCGACACAAGAAATTACAAATTAACATGTATAacattcaaaaaagaaaaaacttattttatttttgttttaaataagtttatgagaattttttaaatttaattacgaTCTggataattatttgaatttatatgGTTTGATTAGGCAATTTTTTTCGAAATTATGGCAATTTagaacaattattttattttatcaccaATTTATTAGTGAAATAGGGCACTGATTTAGGCATTTTtgttaaatcaaaaataaaaaataattaaataagataagaATTGCAAAACTCCCACTACCaatcttattttcattttaaaaatcactaaaaTGTAGGACTGGAATTTATGAATAGGACATGTATTAAAAACCACATTCCActactaatttaaaaaataattataacttcCAATTATTAACTTCCACTATTAATTCAAAAACAATCTcaattattcattaataatagttattaaatttaaaaactgTGTGCGTGTGTGGTCTAGCGGTAAAACGTTTGGGTTCTGATAGTGTAACTCTCTCAAGGTCACACATGGTggttttattcttattattttattataaaattaaattaaaaataatacaactcggtgttttttcttcttattccttatgtgattttttttaagttttaattacaaTTGATTCATCTTTCCTTACAGTTGTGTTAGGTTTTTGGGTTTTCATTAATGTCAAGAAATGCCCAAACTTATCTAGCCCATTATCTCACTTTAAAGTGAAGAAATTAGGGTTCATGGCAACGGAAACAGAAAAAGTGAGAAAGAAGATAACAAAAAGCATTTTTGTACAATTCAGAGCAGCGTTTTTAGATTTGTTGCCACGCCTACGTTCATCGTCGGATCAGGCTGAAATTTGAATAGCAAGTTTGTGAGTTCTAGTACTTCAATCTGAACGGTTGGATCAGTGAGAAGTTATTTGTGGTGGGAGATATGAAGCTCGGACACTAGCAGAAAAATTCTGGTTTTTTCTCGTTTCTTGGTTCTCTATTTCATGATTGTTTATTTGTTGTTTGGCAAAATATTGAGCAAGAATTTTGCTATATTTTAAGACACTTTTGTACCCTAATTTTGATCATAGTGAAGCTTGATTGACTGGCTTGTGCCCGTAGTTTTTACTTCTCACTTTAAGAAGATTTTCCATGTTAAAAtctttgtgtccttgtagtttGAGTGATTTTATTAGCTGTTGAATTGTTTGTTATTGCTCCTCATAGATTCTTGCAAGTTGGGGAAATTGATTATCTGCTACATATTACTCTATGTTATTTGTCATGAATTTCTCATCAAAGTGGCACCAGCTCTTAGGTTAAAGGGTTATTTGACTTGCTTGAATGATAGAGGCAAATACAAATAGAATTATTTGTTTGAATGACACTAATTATCACTTGTGGAAGGGGAAAATGAAGGATATATTATTTGTGAAGAATTTGCATCAGCCTGTGTTTGCTAACTGAGAAGCCAAAATCCAAAACTGATGAGGAGTGGAGTTTTAAACATCAGTAGGTTTGTGGTTTTATTCGATAATAAGTATAGGATAATGTTTATAATCACATTCCTAATGAGGAACATGCAAAATCCTCGTGGAAGAAGATTGAGTCTTTATGTGTTTCTAAATTAGGGAATTATAGATTGTACTTATTGaattccttgatgaatttgaggTATGAGGAGGGGACTTCTATTTCATATCATTGAATGATTTTTAAGGGCTCCTAGATCAATTGTCAAGAATGGGCATCAAATTTGATAATAAAATGTGGGGATTATTGCTACTGAACACTCTACAAGATTCTTGGGAAACATTTCCATTTTTAATTACAAAATCACCATTTGATGGTGTTGTTTCTTTGAAAAGTGTAAAGGGAAGTGTTACTAACGAGGAGATGAGAAGTAAAGCACATGGTACTTCATCTCATTTTGAGGTGTTTGTCATTGAGAGCAGGGGCATAATTCAAATAAAGGAACTGCAAGAAAGTAGAGAGAATAGTAGAAGTGGGAGTAGAGATGAAAACAGAAGTCAGTTCAAGTCCATATACAAGAATATGGAGTGTCGTTATTATCATAAAATTGGACACATATAGATAACCTATTTTATATGAAAAAAGGAGAGCAGCAATATGAAAGGGAAGCAAAAAAGATAAGCATCCTGATAATGGTGATCGTGTTGCTGCTGCTACTTATGATTATCTTATTACTCTCTATGACCATGAGTTTGTATCAGATGAGAGCACGTGGATTATTGATAGAGGTTTTTCACTGCATGTTACACCAAGGAAGGAGTTCTTCATGTCTTACACTTTTGATGAATTTGGAGTGCCGAAGATGGGTAACCATGGTGTGTTTAAGGTAGTTTGTATTGGTGTTGTTTGCTTGCAGACTGACATGGGATTGTAGTTGTTGCTTAGAGGATTCTAACATACTCTAGATGTTCCCTTTAATTTGATATCTTTGAATgttcttgatgatgatggttaTTTAAAtctctttggtttttgaaaatgGAAACTCGACAGAGGTAAATTGGTTCCAACAAGAGGatagaaaatgaataaaaattatattgGACTAAATCATTGGTTGCTAAAGATAGTGTAAATTCCAGGGATATGGGGGCTTCTTTGTGGCACTACAGGCTTATTCATATCAGTGAAAAAGGGctaaattgtttaactaaaaaGGATGTGCTTCCGGTATTGAAGAGTGTGGACTTGGATAAATGTTCTCATTGCATGGCTGGTAAGTAGATTATGGTATCCTTCAAGAAGCATCCTCACTTAAAGAAGTCAAAGTTGCTTGATTTGGTGCATTTTGATGTTTGTGGTCCATTGAAGGTAAAGTAGTTTAGTGGTGCTCTTTACTTTGTTACTTTTATTGGTGATCATTTCAGGAAGCTTTAGGTCTATGCTTTGAAGACAAAAGACCAGGTTCGggagaaattcaaagaattccaTGTCTTGATTGAGAGACAGTTAGTAAAGAAGCTGAAAAGCATTTGTACTGACAATGGTGGTGAATATTGATTGTTACGAGCAGAACGGGTGGCCAGCAACTGTGAGGCTTGAACTTCGGGACGATTGAGAGAAAAaagggtccattcaggaatgcacatttaacgtccatctgacacatgtgccaattattcatgttcgccagaccaacaaccaacctgatcgtttcgatcctggcaacaggtgcaaagacctcatcgaagtcaattccttccttctgaagaaatctttcgccacaagccttgccttgtgtcgagtcacttcacctttgggattacacttcaccttgtatacccacttcacatcaattgccttcttgccatgaggcaattcgacaagtgaccaagtattgttgtcttcgatggacttcaattcttcattcatagctttcacccacttcgaatccttcaatgcctcagttgcattaacaggttcgacatctgcatagaaagcataatgtaccagctcaccttcatcattgactacatcatctgatgtaatcacacattcttgcaaccttgcaggcatgtgtcttgttctctgaggtctgcctaggcctgcatcacctctgacttcttcttgtcgaacttcttctctttcgacttcagtagctggttcgtcataaagaattctcactgaatccttcttgacattttcagtccaatcccattctttaagctcatctatgatcacgtccctgctgatcactacttgcttgttcactgggtcgaacaacttgtatcctccagtcgaatgatatcctataagaatcatttgactcgacttgtcatcaagttttcttcttaactgatctggcacatgtctatgtgctatagatccaaataccttcagatgactcaagctaggcttcacaccagaccaacattcttctagagtaattccttctagcttcttcgtcggacatctgtttagaatgtatgttgcagtcgacactgcttctccccaaaattccTTAGGTAAATGCtttcctttcaacatacttctcaccatattcatgatggttctattcttcctttctgcagttccattTTGCTGtagagtgtagggtggcaccacctcatgcacaatcccttctttctcacataacatgtcgaagtctttcgacacatattctccaccaccatcagttctcaaaaccttg
This region includes:
- the LOC131640761 gene encoding F-box/kelch-repeat protein At3g23880-like, with the protein product MRSPKHMRTSPNIFSSADLPLPTLPFDVISEILARLPVKSLLQFRCVSKSWKSLISDPKFAKKHLNLSTTRRLLCVSYDNPSYSFILNSYSLQSVFTDTNYNLTRFKFPVDVISERYSHHLVGSCDGILCVANYRISPDFKPLVILWNPSIRKYKELPQFENPAELYRLWLRMTYGFGYDHVSHDYKLLVLYNSDIEHATRAKLYTLKADSWRTIQPFPSDFGTLLTYPRGRYVSGTVNWMTCQRSIVSFDLVNESYRKILPPRQQRKPRYLGLSVLRDWLCITYDHDVWVMKEYGILDSWTKLFNVTHLLNPLSNSFRLTNLLYIFQDDQVLLVFEHFLGRVSLIVYNFKNDTSKVSSMLKDISEVYVESLISPWS